acttaaaatttttttccaaactaAATATACAGAAGTTCAATGATCTGAGGATCTGTACCAGCACCAGATGATCTGTTATTTTGCAGTTGATTCTTGTTTGGAATAACATGAGGTTTTCCTGCCAATTATTGGCTTATTCTTGATCATACCAGAAGATACGCCAGGAAAATCCAAatgagcttttgtttttcttacaagTGTTTACTTCTTCACTGCACAACATCATGTTGAACTCTCAACATATTAATTCAacaccaaataaatataaaatccattAATTTGCTCTCATAAGTTATAACTAATTTGATgacaaagttttaagttttggGGTGTGAGTTCTAGAGCTAAGTTTTAGTGCTTTCAACTTTTAATGATACAGATTTTGAATACCATTTGCATTCAACATTTACATCAAAAAACAAACTTATATTGTTTGTTGAAGTAATCAAGTTGCTCTTTGttccaaaaatacaatttatttctttctcatactGATTCTTACACAGTTAGTTCCAAAAGGCATTCCTGGCTATTCCCAATTATGCACAGAAATACTTCCAGGTTGTGTTTCGTTATTAATGTCACTTCCTTGTTATCTCACTGATTCAGAAGACTCATTATTATAGTATGTAAAAGGAAACTATAGGAAACTTATTCATACTTTTTGTCCCACTAGACCACtcatttccatatttaataataaattctttaattaaaaatacaaaatcactgCATACTTATTTGTTAAACAAGAATTACAAAGCATTTTAAGAAGCAATAGCATCTACATAAATTGGGGTTGATAAACTTATGAAACTCATGATTCTTCCAAAGTATAGAGTGCTTCACACTGAATGACCAGTGTAGCCACACTGCGCATTTAGACTTGGGACAACTCATAGAGAGTGATGAACTGATGAGTGCTTGCCATGCTATTTTTACAGGTAGCTTGAACTAATGAAttcattttactaatattttttacTGCTTAACACAGCTACTATTTCAGTATGTACCAACTagtataaaactattttaatatatttgcataATAAAACGTGCATACTAGTCAAGTATAATCCTTGCCGAACATGTTTACAAAGAGGATCAGAGACATAACATATTTTGCAAGAGCATGTAAACCGATATTTGATTATGAGATAAGAATTTGTTACAGAAAACTATAGCAACCTACTCTAATTGTTCAATAATTTCATTTGACGTCTACCAGCTATCACTTAAAGCTGAAAATGCTCCTCACCAGGTGGCATAATGCCCCCTTCACATCCTTATTCCGCAGGGTGTAGATAAAGGGGTTGAGTGTGGGAGTCACCACTCCATAGAAGAGGGCCATGAACTTGGGCTGATCCCTTGAGATGGAGGACGGGGGCTGAAGGTACATGCTGATGGCTGGGccataaaataacaaaactacaataagatggGAGGAGCTTGTCCCAAAGgcctttttccttccctcagaAGATTTGATCTTAAATACAGCATGTCCAATACTAGCATAGGAAGCAAGAATTAAGCATAGTGGAACAGCTAACATAAAAATGCATACCACAGAGAGTGTGAGCTCGTTAGCACCCTTTTCACCACAGGCATTCTTTATCAGAACAGGAATCTCACACAGTAAGTGGTCCAGCTTATTGAGACCACACAGTGGCAACCGTAATGTAGCAGTGGCCTCTGAGACAGCATAGGTTATTCCAATTAGCCACACGGTGGAAACTAATAGGATACAAATGCGCTGATTCATGATGAGGGTGTAGTGAAGAGGTCTGCAGATGGCCACATAGCGATCGAAGGACATAAGAGCCAAGAGCAAACATTCTGTGCCCCCCAttatgtgaaagaaataaagctGAACTGCACACCCCGTATAGCTGATGGTCTTCTTAGAGCTTCCCAGGTTAACCAGCATCTGAGGCACAATGCTTGTGGTGTAACACATGTCCAAAAAGGAGAGGTTGGCGAGGAAGAAATACATGGGGCTGTGAAGACGAGAGTCCAACCTGGACACCAGAATGATTGTGACGTTTCCCATCATGGCTATGGGGTACGTTATAAGAAGACTAGTGAACAGAGGAAGCTGTAGCCAAGGGCGGTCTGCAAAGCCTAGCAGAGTAAATTCTTCAGGACGGCTTTCATTAATTAGTGGCATTATCTTCAATTTGTTTCACCTGTAGTAGGGATGTGCCAAAGAAGGTAGAGTTATGGGCATTGACAAAACATGGTGATGCATTGATTATCTACTTATAGATGACAGGGTGCAGTAACCTGGGGTCAGAATAACATAAAACATCTGGTATCGGGTGATCTTATTTTCCCACATGACACTACAAATTAAAGGCAATTATCTCAACCCAGTAACCCAACCATTTTGaaacagaatttcttcttctgtgTAAGAAGGCTGACAATAACCATCATTCTTGAGTGAGGTGAGGATTAAATACAAAGTAGAAGTGACTATTTTGGAAACTTCAAAATAACAATTTTCAATCTTTGAGTTGCATAAAAATCAGCTGAGGAGGTTGCTAGAATGAAATTTATTGTTTCCTATCTTTAGGTGTCTGATAGAGTAAATGTGTCCTGGGGCTGAGGAACAGGATGGCTTATTTTCAGAAACCCTGCTGCAAGGCATTACTGAAATGTCAAGAAGAATAAACGTATTGAGGTAGCAATgataggagaaaaaggaggagaaaacctGGAGTCATAAGAATCATCAAGATAGCGTTGTCCAGCTCCAACTAGTTGGTTGGATAATCATATCATCTCCATGGGAAGCAAGAAGACTTTGGATTTAAACAAATCTATCTAAGCAATTTGAATTtgaacaagaaaattaaatatttttattgttcatttccTCAAGTATAAATTGACAGAGTTAACCTACAATGGCAAGGTTCTCCTATGATGATGAATTTGGTTTTGCATTTTTGGGGTTTTATTCATTACTATTTAGTTCAACCATTGGACATTTGatattttatgttacattttaGCTTACTTACTCatcttgaagaaatattttttattcagtgAGATTATCCTCTGTTTTAATATAAGAGTTTGGACAGTTGTCATTACCCACTGATTGTACATAActacaaatatgtattttagttCTAAGTAACGGTTGTCAGGAGAAAAGTGTATGTCCCAATTTAGGCTCAGAGACAGtcaaatctgaaattattttacattttcaagacttttttttttcagctagaAAGCAGATTGATATACTAACATCAACTAGTTTAATGAAGCAGTATTTTGAGAAAGATTAATTTTTTGCTCATATGCTTTTTTTTGTCGTGGTGATGTGTGTTTTATGAAAATCACAATCTCCTGCAGGATGAGAAATATTCAGATGGAAAGTTAAGATGGCATCTCAGTGACAACATTCTGAGTCACTCCGCTAGTCAGTTGTGTAATGGTAATAGATTACATTTATAAGTTTATAAAGCACAGCTTCCACATTCACTGTTTCATTACATCTTCAAAGTCATCCTCTGAGGTGTCACACAGAGCTACTCAGGGCTAACATGTGAATGTTGCCCTTTGATTATATGCTATCTTAGGCCAGAAGTgtgcaaaacaataataatactcTTTCCAACTAGTCCTTAATGAGCCGTCCATGTCAAACACTCCTATATACTTTTGATACCATTAAATAGTTTAGTATCCACGCCCAAATGCTGTGACAAAGAAAATTTTAGTATCCATATTTTAAGATATtgttaatcatttattttcatactCTGGTAATGACTAAGAACATTCTAAAGATTGAAAAGTAACCGTTGTTTTAAATGAGGTGATAAAATATTGAGACTATAAACTCAGAGTTTCAAGATTCCCGAGAAAGCATCTGCACCCTAGGGTTGTTTCCTGATTGAGTGTGACCCCCTTCACATTATTCCACCTTGATTTAATGAAGATGTTATATGAGCGCATCAATTTTAGAAGTAAGTCTTGGCCTGAGTGCTTTTTCAGGTGAAAATCTGTGTTGGACATGGAAGATGAAATAAAGGCATGGcggggcttggtggctcacgcctgcaatcccagcattttggaaagctgaggcaggcagatagcctgaggtcaggagttcgagaccagcctggccaacatggtgaaaccccgtctataataaaaatgcaaaaaaattagccaggcacggtgcctataagcacagctactcgggaggctgaagcaggagaatcgcttgaatccaggaggtggaggttgcagtgagccaagattatgccattgcactccagcctgagcggcaagagtgagactccatctaaaaaaaaaaaaaaagagagaaagaaaagaaaagaaaggaaaagaaataaaaagaaataaaggcataataTAAGTTAATTTGATGTCAAAATAAATATAGTCATGCATGGCTTAACAaaagggatacattctgagaaatgcatcgttaAGTGATTTTGCCATTGAGTGAGCAAaatagagtgcacttacacaagcctagatggtatagcctactacacacctcgGCTATATGTTATAgcttattgctcctaggctacaaacttgtGCAGCATGTTACTTTATTAAATACTGtagacaattgtaacacaattgtaagtatttatgtattaagcatatataaaaatagaaaagtataataaaaaatatggtaaaaaagaaaaaatggtacacttgtatagggcacttaccatgaatggagcttgcaggacttgaggttgctctgggtgagtcagtgagtgagaggtgagtgaatgtgaaggcctagacCACTATTGTATACTACTATAGACTTTGTAAACACTGACATTTACCCTACACTAAATTTATTACAAAAGCACTTGTCtctctttaataataaattcatCTGAGCTTACTTAATAATACAAATTtcattaaatttgtattatttgggATTTTGTTATCTTATTAACTTTATTAAGTGTAGTTTGTCTGTGAATGGTGGTCACCCTGAGCTCCTCCATTTCTCTGGACATTTCCCTAGAGACATCAGAGTAGGAATGACTAATCAATGTGATATAATTCTGAAGTATATTTAAGCTCTGTAATTCTAATCTTAGATCTCATATTTTTCCCATGtcattcttgtattttatttcttttagcttTGGGATTTTACCTATCTTTTGGATCTTATACTTCAAGAAATTTTTCCTCAGTATTTTACTACATGGGGTTCTACTTATCCACAAATGTTTAAAGACACTTTATTAAAGTGCCAGATCCGTGAGTTGAgtaaattcctctcctcttgggGTCCCAAGGTAACTTAGGGCTCCTGGTCCTGTTAGAAAATggcattctttacttaccacaggtcagaaaccctgtacagggactgcaTAGGCAAGGTAGGAGGTCATTTCCCCAAGGGGCGTTTATTGGCTGTATAAGTCAAGTTGaattccttaaaggaaaacacaccattccagtcaaagccttggttaaataaccaatttctccaattgtgtcctgttacaaaagaaaacagattcttatttcacttatgcaaataactatattgccataagtttaCTAGATCAATTGAATATCAACATgggaaataaagttatttaatctcGATCTcacattgtattagtcagggttctctaaagaaacagaactaataggatatgtatatctatacacacacaaacacacacacacacgcatgtttatacatatttatttatgaattttttaataaGAATTGGTTAATACAGTgaaggaggctgagaagtcccatgatctcctgtttgcaagctggagacccaggaaagctgatgttgtattcaataaatgttagtctgAATCTGAAGGCATGAGAACCAGGAGCATCAATGAAGTAAGTCCCAGTCCAAGGGCTGAGGACCTATGTTTCTCATCAATTAGGCAGAGAGAGAACTTTTATATCCTATTTTTGACCCAGAAAGACActgaagtaatatttttaaataaataataaatgcttagatgagaaaaaaaataacttctaaaaGTTGGTTAGACAAATAATGTGCTAAccattcaggaaaaaaattgacaaatcagactccactaaaattagaaaacattattaaTCTAAACATACAATTAAGAGAGTACTACAGAAATTCTCAGGTGACAAAATGTTTTAGGTGTTTCAATATCTTGATAGAAATTCATATTGCTTTAAGAATTTGGGCAGAGATAGAGCCTTAACCCAGctaaaacatttaattaattgTAAAACGACAAATTCCATTGCAAGGATAGCATTTGTTTTGTCAGAGATTGTACATGAAATTGTTCTCTCAGTCTAAAAAAGCATAGATTCATTAAtactatttaatttaaaaattaatatgcttTAGAATACTCCCATTGTCATTATCTCTTCTTTCATTGTGCctttatttcagaataaattttagttctaagggtaaaaaaaaaaaaaaaaaaaaaaaaaaaaaaaaaaaaaaaaaaaagaatactcacaaatagtctccaaattctggagaaatcagatagagaaaaa
This is a stretch of genomic DNA from Rhinopithecus roxellana isolate Shanxi Qingling chromosome 4, ASM756505v1, whole genome shotgun sequence. It encodes these proteins:
- the LOC104653696 gene encoding olfactory receptor 2B6-like, with the translated sequence MPLINESRPEEFTLLGFADRPWLQLPLFTSLLITYPIAMMGNVTIILVSRLDSRLHSPMYFFLANLSFLDMCYTTSIVPQMLVNLGSSKKTISYTGCAVQLYFFHIMGGTECLLLALMSFDRYVAICRPLHYTLIMNQRICILLVSTVWLIGITYAVSEATATLRLPLCGLNKLDHLLCEIPVLIKNACGEKGANELTLSVVCIFMLAVPLCLILASYASIGHAVFKIKSSEGRKKAFGTSSSHLIVVLLFYGPAISMYLQPPSSISRDQPKFMALFYGVVTPTLNPFIYTLRNKDVKGALCHLVRSIFSFK